The DNA region TGAACCAGACAAGTTTATGCCCGAGAGGTTTTTGGAAAAGGCGGTCGATTTCAAAGGTGGAGACTTCGACCTCATCCCATTTGGCGCGGGACGTCGGATTTGCCCGGGCATGCCGTTGGCTATTAGGATGGTGCATCTGGTTCTTGGGTCACTGTTGAATCAGTTCAAATGGAAGCTTCCCATTGAGGTCGAAAGAAACGGAGTTGACATGGCAGAGAAATTTGGGGTGACACTAATAAAGGCCGTGCCACTCTGTGCTATAGCTACACCAATTTGAGCGAACCAATAGTATATCAAACTGTATTATCATGGCCTTTCTTACTCTTGTTCAGTAATGCATTAAGCACCATTGATGTGCTAACAATTAACTGCACACAATTGTCCATGGGCAATGACCTTGTTGGTTATTCGAGAAGTACGCTTTTATTCATGATGAAACACTACCGAGAGTGAGCTTCGTCGTCGGACAGTACAGTATGCTCAACTCTGTAGTGTTGAAAGAAAACGGAATTTTTATTTTTCCAACAGCACAATTACACAAAACAATCACCGAAAATTCAGCCTTTGGTCTAGGTCTAGGTCTAGTTATGTCACAATCATACATGCCGATAAACACTAGCAACTATATATACGCATAGATAAGCATGGATTAAACTCTTGTTGTTCTAAATAGCAAATCTCAGGACTCGAGAAGGAACATGGATGGATTATCTCTGCAAGGCTGTTCTCGTGCCCTAGGCCTGTTGCCCCCTGCAGGCCGTGTGTTCCAGGCCGGCGAGATACAAATAGGGCTGTTTGGTTGCCGGCCATAATTTGCCTCGCCAAATGTTAGGCTTGCCACATGTGCTTAGGTAAGTGTTTGGTTCATTATTTAAGTAGCGCTCGCCACAACTTTCTGCTTCAAATGTGTGGCGAGCTTTTTCTCCGCCACAGCACCTATACAGATGATAGATGATAGAAATTCCAATGTATATGTAATGTTTAGTAGTTTATGAATTCTCCGTATGGTGTCCCTAATCACGCACCTGCCTCTGCACCAAGCCATCACGACTCACGAGCATGCTATTCGTTGATTTCACGAATCAACAGCTCTACACACAGCAACTGCAAAAGATTAAGCAAATGAACAGATTAAGCATTCACACAAAAGATATAAAATATCACTATGTGATGCGGAATAAAGGTGCAATGAAATACGTCATGCAGAAGTTGAAAATTTCTGATAATAAACAATAGGTTCAGGTTCAGGGGCAGTCAGGAAGTCAATTGGACTGAAAGAAAAATACTATAGACATAAACCAGCAAGAAAAGCATTAGAGTCCAGTCTTTTGCATATGCTTGCTGGCCTCATTGCTTTTGTATGAGGGTTTTTTTTCCCCAATCCTGCATGTAAAGAAAGACTAGTACGGCAGGTTTCCAGAGCAAGCTGCGCTTTGCCTTGCCGTTTCCTTCAACGAAGTGGTCTTAGGCGGTGGGCAGCCGCCATTTTTTCCATGCTAGCAGCCGCGAAGGCGAAGGTGACCACTCCTACATCACCACGCATGCTTGTTTCTCCCCACACCGTGTACACACTCGCGAGTCAAACAAGCAACAAGCGTTGCAGCCAAATTGCCAACGAATTCTCCTAACTACCAAATGGTCAGCTGTTAAGCCACTGCACCGTTCCCTTATATAAAGATGACGGTGCCCTCACGCACATCAAGATCACAGGCTAGTCACAGTCACAGCCCCTTTTCCTCTCGTTAGCTCGCTCCGTCGCTCGTCACTTACGCCGCCGTTGCGTTAGCAATGGCGCCCGTGCTATTCCCGTGGCTGGCATGGCTGCTCGtctccctcgccgccgtctacctcctcggcctcctcgggcacggccggcggcgcggcctgcCGCCGGGACCCCGCCCGCTGCCCGTCATCGGCAGCCTCCACCTGCTCGGCAACCAGCCGCACCGCTCCCTCGCGCGCCTCGCCAAGGCCCACGGCCCGCTCATGACCCTCCGCCTGGGCGCGGTCACCACGGTGGTGGCctcctccccggccgccgcccgggaGTTCCTGCAGAGGCACGACGCCGTCTTCAGCAACAGGTCCGTGCCGGACTCCTCCGGCGACCACGCCGGGAACTCCTCGGTCTGGTTGCCCAACGCGCCGCGCTGGCGCGCGCTCCGCAAGATTATGGGCACCGAGCTGTTCGCGCCGCACCGGCTGGACGcgctccagcacctccggcgcGAGAAGGCGCGGGAGCTCGTGGACCACGTGGGGCGCCTGGCGCGGAGCGGGGAGGCCGTCAACGTCGGCCGCGTGGCGTTCACCACGAGCCTGAACCTCGTCTCCCGCACCATCTTCTCGCGCGACCTGACGAGcctcgacgacgacggcgggTCCAGCGAGTTCCAGGAGGTGGTGACGGGCATCATGGAAGCCCTGGCCAGCCCCAACGTCTCGGACTTCTTCCCGGCGCTCGCGGCGGCCGACCTGCAGGGCTGGCGGCGGCACCTGGCGCGGCTGTTCGCGCGGCAGCACCGGATCTTCGACGAAGAGATCGACGCGaggctgcgcggccgcgaggcCGGCGAGCCCAACAAGAACGACTTCCTCGACCTGCTGCTCGACGCCGCGGAGGACGGCGACAACACGGCGAGGCTGGATAATCGCGACACGCTACGGTCACTGTTCACGGTAAGCTCAAACGATCTCTCCATATGGTCACTGTTCACGGTAAGCTCAAACGATCTCTCCATATCCATTGCATGGTGCATGTTAATTTGGTCAGCCGGATTTTCTGAATTTCTGTCTGAAAGTGACTGAAAGTTGTGAGGACATGTGAAACTTGCTGCACGGCCATTGTTGCATGCACCAACAAAAAATTTAAGGTGCTAAGAAAAGATGGGCAATTTATTTATATTTCGACATTTTTCTTCTCGTGCATGATCCGCTAGGTCTCAAATATGAAAAAATAGGAGTCAGTTgca from Panicum hallii strain FIL2 chromosome 9, PHallii_v3.1, whole genome shotgun sequence includes:
- the LOC112877279 gene encoding geraniol 8-hydroxylase-like, yielding MAPVLFPWLAWLLVSLAAVYLLGLLGHGRRRGLPPGPRPLPVIGSLHLLGNQPHRSLARLAKAHGPLMTLRLGAVTTVVASSPAAAREFLQRHDAVFSNRSVPDSSGDHAGNSSVWLPNAPRWRALRKIMGTELFAPHRLDALQHLRREKARELVDHVGRLARSGEAVNVGRVAFTTSLNLVSRTIFSRDLTSLDDDGGSSEFQEVVTGIMEALASPNVSDFFPALAAADLQGWRRHLARLFARQHRIFDEEIDARLRGREAGEPNKNDFLDLLLDAAEDGDNTARLDNRDTLRSLFTDLFGAGSDTSSSTVEWAMTELLQSPASMAKAHDELATVIGSRRSVEESDIGRLPYIQAVVKETFRLHPPAPLLLPRHTQVDTKIMGYTIPQGSRVFVNVWAMGRDRETWPEPEKFMPERFLGRTVDLRGGDFDLIPFGGGRRICPGMPLAIRMVHLVLASLLNQFTWRLPAEVERSGVDMAEKFGLTLTKAVPLYAIATPI